Part of the Brevibacillus brevis genome is shown below.
CGCATACAGTTTGGCCCAAGCCATGTGGAGCAACCCCAGGTCTCCCATCCTGTTGTTCGGGAAGCCGGCCAACCAGAAATTCGCCCAGAACGGGATCACCCATGTCATGATGGACGATTACATGGGCTCTGCCAGGGAGTTTGCCAAGGTATACAGGCATATCCATCACATGCCCTACGAATACAACCTCTTCTGCTTTCAGCGCTGGTTCATTCTGCGCGATTTCATGAAGGTGCACAACATATCGAAATGCTGTTATCTCGATTCCGATGTGATGCTGTATACGGACGTAAACAACCCGCTTTTTGACACGTTCATGATGGAATTCGTATGGACCAACTTCGTGGAGCTCTCCCGTTTGGAGCAGTTTTGCAGCTTTGTCACGGCCCATTTCGAAAATGTGGCGCTGTTTGGTCAGGTCGTATCGTTCACCCTAAAAAGCAAGGATCATCTGCGATTCGGCATGCCGCTCGTCACCGATATGGTGCTTGGCGTCATGTTTCTTCAGCGATCGCCCGGTTACCGCATGAGCCATGGCCTGTACCACAGCGGCTTCTTCGACGGAAACGTCCAGCAGTCCCTGTTTACGGAGAGCGCGGGAGGAAAGAAAAAAATCTATGTGAGCGACGGTCAGCTCTACTGCAAGCACATCCAGACAAACAGCCGACTTTCTCTATTCTCCCTGCATTTTCAGGGGGATGTGATGAAACACTATATGAAATTTTTCTACTCTCCTGCACTACCCCAGGAAGGGACCCTTTCCTTTGACTATCCATCCTGCCGATGGCTGCCTGCAACCTAGCGGGCAGAAGCCCTGCGGAGCCTGGCGCCTGGGCGCACCAGGCTATTTGCTGTGGGCATCTATCATCTCTTTCGAGTGAATCGACCATTTTGCTGGGACAATAGAGCATCGATATCCCGATACGCATATGATGAGGCAGGCAACGAGAAAAATGGACTGAGGTGGCCTGGATGAAACTGATATTGCTATCGGGTGGTTCAGGAAAAAGACTGTGGCCGCTCTCGAATGATGTCAGATCCAAACAGTTTTTGAAAGTGCTCCACAATCCAGACGGGGAACGCGAGACCATGGTCCAGCGGGTGTGGAGGCAGCTGGCAGCAACGGCATGGCCTCAGCCTGTCTACATTTCCACAGGCAGCGCACACGTCGACTTGATTCACAGCCAGCTGGGAGAGTCGGTTCCCTTGATTGTCGAACCGGAAAAGCGAGATACTTATCCCGCTATCGCACTTGCGGCCACGTATCTTTACACGTGCGAAAACGTCGAGCGCAATGAAGTGATTACGATCATGCCGGTCGACGCTTACGTAGAGCCCCCTTTTCTCGAGAGGGTCAAGGAGCTGGAAAACGTGCTTCGGCTCTCAGGCACAGAGCTCGCCCTGATCGGAGTGACCCCTACCTATCCTTCTACCAAATACGGTTATATCGTCCCTAGCAGGCAGGTCGACTCCGGGGCGGAAGTCCAGCCGTTTTACGCTGTCCAATCCTTCAAGGAAAAGCCGTCGGTCGAGCAGGCGGAAAAGCTGCTGAAGAGGGAGGCTCTGTGGAATTGCGGCGTGTTTGCCTTTCGGCTGGGCTACCTGCTCCGAGAGCTGGAGCGGAAAGGCTTGCCGACGGATTACCATGCAATGCGGCAGCAGTACGCTTCTCTTCCTGCCATCAGTTTTGATTACGAAATCGTAGAGAAGGCAGAAAAAGTAGCGGTAGTTCCTTATTCCGGCTACTGGAAAGACCTGGGAACCTGGAATACGCTGACGGAAGAGATGAACGCGGAGGCAGTCGGGCGGGTATTTCTCGATGAAAGCTGCTCCAACACCCACGTCCTGAACGAATTGGACATTCCAATCGTGTCCATCGGTGTCGCAAACGCGATCATAGCAGCCAGCCCGGATGGCATACTCGTATCAGCGAAAGAGAAAAGCCATCTGGTCAAGGACATCGCCATGGACTGGAACCACCGCCCGATGTATGAAGAGCGGCGCTGGGGATGGTATCAGGTATTGCACTTCCAAAAAACGGAGGAAAAGGGAGAGGTGCTCACGAAGCGGCTGCATATCCATGCCGGAAAACATCTCAGCTACCAATATCACCAGCACCGCAGCGAGGTCTGGACGATCGTGACGGGAGAAGGAGAGTTTGTCTTAAACGATCGCCTGCGCCCGGTCGGTCCGGGTGACGTCCTCGAGATTCCCGTGGGGGCCAAGCATTCGATCCGGGCGTTGAAAGATTTGGAATTTATCGAGGTGCAGATGGGCAGCCGGCTGGTCGAAGAAGACATCGTCCGAATCGGCATGAGCTGGGAGGAAATTGCGGCGCAGGTGAAGCAAATGAGTGTTGCTGATGATTGACCGGGGCTTCTGGAAGCAGAAAAAAGTGTTCGTCACAGGGCATACGGGCTTCAAAGGCTCATGGCTCTGCTTGTGGCTGCACGCTTTGGGAGCAGAGGTCACAGGATTCGCTCTGGCGCCGCCGACCCGGCCCAGCCTGTACGAGACCGGCGGGATGGATGCGTTCGTCCATTCCATCACGGGAGATGTCCGCGATGAGGCGAGGGTACGGGACGCGCTGCGAGATGCAGCTCCGGACATCGTGATCCATATGGCAGCGCAGCCGCTCGTTCGGATGTCGTACCAGAAGCCTGTGGAGACATACGCGGTCAATGTGCTGGGGACGGTCCATGTGCTGGAGGCGGTCCGTCATGCGGTGGAGAGGGGGGCGCCGATTCGGGCTGTCATCAATGTGACGACGGACAAATGCTATGAAAACAAAGAATGGAGCTGGGGGTACCGCGAAAACGACCGTTTGGGCGGGTATGACCCGTACTCGAACAGCAAGGCTTGCAGCGAGCTGGTGACGATGAGCTACCGGAATTCGTTTTTTCCGATCGCCGATTACGCCGCACATGGGGTAGCGATCGCATCCGCCCGGGCGGGAAACGTGATCGGGGGAGGAGATTGGGCCCTTGATCGGCTGATCCCCGATTGTATCCGTGCACTTACGGACGGAAGCAAGATCCGGATTCGCCATCCGGGGTCGGTCCGGCCATGGCAGCATGTACTCGAGCCGCTGCATGGCTACCTGCTGCTTGCTCAGAAACTGTGGGAGCAGGGAAGCCCCTATGCCAAAGAGTGGAACTTCGGACCGGACGACGCGGATGCCAAACCGGTCCAATGGATCGTCGAGAAGCTGTGCGACAGGTGGGGTGGGAGCCCCGGGTATGAAATGGATGCGGACGGGGCGTGGCACGAAGCGCATCACCTGAAGCTGGACTGCTCCCGAGCGAAAAGCGAGCTGGGCTGGAAGCCGCGGTGGACGATCGAGCAGGCTCTCGACCGCATCGTGGAGTGGCATCAGGCGTATGCTCGCGGCGAGGATGTCCGCGCTCTTTGCCTAAAGCAAATCGAGCGCTTCGAACGAGGCGAGAAGGCTTCGCCGCCGGCCGACAAGCAATGAGGGGAGGACCAAAACCGACATGAAGGTGGTCATACTTGCCGGAGGATACGGGACGAGGATTGGCGAGGAGACGCATATCCGGCCCAAGCCGCTGATCGAGATCGGAGACAGGCCGATCATTTGCCACATCATGTCCCACTACTCGCGGTACGGCTACAACGATTTCATCATTTGCCTGGGCTACAAAGGCTACATGATCAAGGAGTACTTCGCCCATTACTTTTTGCATCATTCCGACGTGACCTTTGACTTCCGCAACCGCAATCAAGTGCTCTACCACCATCATACGACAGAGCCGTGGAAAGTGACCTTGATCGACACCGGAAAAGATACGGCGACCGGAGGCAGAGTCAAGCAAATCCAGCGGTACGTCGGAGAGGAAACATTCATGCTCACGTACGGCGACGGCGTGTCCGACATCGATATCCGGCAGCTGGTGCAGTTCCACCGCTCGCACAAAAAGCTGGCGACGATCACTTCTACACAGCCGCCAGGAAGGTTCGGCGCATTGGAGTTCGCAGACGATGACCAGTCCGTGACGGGCTTTCGCGAAAAGCCGAGAGGGGACGGCGGATGGATCAATGCCGGATTTTTTGTGATGGAGCCAGGCGTTTTCGACTACATCGATGGGGACGACACCGTCCTGGAAAAGGAGCCGCTGGAAGCCCTGGCTCGATCTTCGCAGCTCATGGCCTTCAAGCATACCGGCTTCTGGCATCCGATGGACACCCTGCGGGACAAAAACTACCTGGAAGAGCTGTGGAAGTCGGGCAAGGCCAAATGGTAACGGCCAAAGTCAACGGAAAAGGATCAAGAGGGGGCTGCAAAACGAATGTTGACGCAAAACAGTGAAGAATTATTTGCTTCCATCGGGCCTGGCGATATCGCCATCGACTGCGGAGCAAATATCGGGGAAGTGACGCAAAAACTGGCCGACAAGGGAGCTCTCGTATTTGCGTTTGAGCCGAATCCGTTTGTCTTCCAAACCCTCTGGAACCGGTTCAAAGGCTATCCGAATGTGATCTGCATAAACAAAGGGGTATGGCACGAGAATTACCAGCTGCGCCTGTACCTGCACCAGAATTACCAGCTGGACCCGGTCGGGTCGGCTTACGCTTCCTCTATCCTGGCCCAACACCCCGTCACGGACCAAAACCATTTCGTGGTCGCCGAAATTATCGATCTGACGCAGTTTATCGACAGTCTGGACCGCGACATCAAGCTGATCAAGATCGACATCGAAGGGGCGGAATTCGAGCTGTTGCAAAAGATCGTGGACAAAGGGCAGCATAAGCGCGTGGAAAAAATTGTGGTAGAGAACCATGAATGGCTGATCGAGCACTTAAAGCCAATTGCGGCGAATTTCCGCAAACGCATGGCCGAGGAGAACATTCAGAACATCGACTTGAACTGGGTATAGGCCGATGCGGGTGCTCATCACCGGGGCGACCGGCTTTATCGGGAGCCATCTCGTCAAGGGCCTGCTCGCGGACGGCCATTCGATCTTTATCCTCAAGCGGAGCGGCTCGGATTGCTCGCGGCTCGCAGATGTATGGAAGGATCTAACCGCCGTCGATCTGGACCGGGGACGGTGGCAGTCCCTGTTTGAGCGAGGAGGGGGAGTGGAGGCGATCATCCATGCCGCGACCAGCTACGGCCGGCATGGTGAAAGCCTCGCGGAGCTGGTGCAGGCGAATGTCGCCTTTCCCTTGCAGCTGCTGGAGCTGGCGCAAAGGCAAGGCACTGCCCTGTTCATCAATACCGATACGTTTTCCAGCGCTCCTGCCGTCCTTTCCGCCCATTTTCGAGGCTACAATCTGACCAAGCGGCAGTTTCTCGAATGGGGCAAGGAGATTGCGGCGACCCGTGCGTCTCTTTGTTTTCGGAACATGCGGCTGGAGCATGTATACGGGCCGTTCGACGGGGAGAAAAAATTCGTCCCGTCCGTCATCAAGAGCTGTCTGGACCATGTCCCCGAGCTGAAGCTGACAGCGGGGGAGCAGCGGCGCGATTTCATATATGTCGAGGACGTCGTCGCTGCCTATCGGACTGTGCTCGCGCAGGGATTGAACCAAGGGTGCTCGTTTGCGGAATACCAGGTGGGAACGGGAGTGGCGACCTCCATTCAGGAGTTTGTCCGGCTCGTCCACCGCTTGACGGACTCCCGGACGAACCTGTCATTCGGTGCGCTTCCCTATGCGGATCACGAGATTATGCTTTCGAAGGCAGACAATGCGGGGCTCCGGGAGCTGGGATGGTCCTGGAAGGTGGGGCTGCCGGACGGGATCGGGAAAATAGTGGAGAGTATGACAGACCGGTAAGGGTGAGACTCTGGCTCCCTTGCCGGTTTTTTCATGAGCGGGATCGGCTGCAAACAAAAAAACATGGCCAATTGCAGCCATGCGGACGAGCGTATGCTTTCAGGCGAGGAACGTCTTGTTCGTGCAAAACAGATCGCCGTGGAAAGGCTTCATTTCTTCCAGCAGCTGATTGTAGTTGTTGATCTTGACGATCGTGTCGTCCCGTTTCAGCAGATAGATGTGGGAGAACAGCTTTTCCAGCAGCACGTACAAGACGAGCGGATGCCGGTTGAAATTGTCTCTCATGCTCTCGAGGTTGAACTCGACGATGAGGTCGGGATTCCACTTTCGCAGCGTGTTGATCGCATGTTCCAGGACGATCACTTCCGAGCCCTCTACGTCGATTTTGATCAGGTCTACCCGGGGGATCATGTTCATCTCCACCCAGTCATCCAGCCTCACGCAGTTGATATGCTGGTTGGACTTCGCAATGACCATCTCATCCTGGGGAATGAACGACCACCCTCCGCCCCTTTCATCCTCGTGAAAATGAATGGTGCCGTTGCGATCGAACACACCGAGATGGAGAGGCTCGATATTGTCGATTTGGTTTTCGGCGATCGTCTTCACCAGGTACGCGTAGTTGACGTTGGATGGCTCGAAGGCGTATACCTTCCCTTGCGGCGCCAAATAGCTGAGGGCCAGCGAGATGGTTCCGAGGTTGGCCCCGATGTCCAGACAGATGAAGTCCGGCTGGACGACCCTTTTCAGTGGGTTGATGACATAATGCTCGTAATAGCCGTTCTCCGTCTCGATAAAATGGAGAACGCTCTGGTCGGTTTCGCTGCCGTACACGGCAAACGATTTTTGGTCAAACGGCAACAGGAAATTCACTTTTTTCAATGAGCTCGTCGCTCCTTCGGTTAGTTTGCAGATGCGGATAATGTCATTTTGAACGAAGAAAGACAGATCGGGCCGCAAGCGGTGGACAAATTCTTCCAGCTGCTGGATGGTCGGATAGCCCTTTAACAAAGGGTTCTGCCCGATAAAGCAACGCGCGTCATCGATGAGAATGACGTGATTGGGGACGGAGTGACGCAAGATCGCCTCGAGCTCCTGCAGGATGGGCGTATCGACATCACCGCGTGCCGACTCCAGGGACAAGGGGATATAGTGGCCGTCCAGCCAGAACAGACAAGGCTCCGTGATCGACTGCAGCAATTCGGGCAAGACTCGGCCGCTGTCCCCATGGATGATTTGGACATGGGGATCTGCTGCAAAGAGGTTCGCTGCGGCTTGGTGGAGCTGTTCATCGAGCTCGATGGAAATCACACGCTGGAAGGCGTGCTTGATCGCCTGGACCATGTCCCCGCGGAATGTCCCCGATTCAATGAAAGTGCGGATTCCGTGTCCGCTGGCGTACATCTGGATCGTGGATACCTTCAAGTGGTAAGTCGGGCTTTCCAGCATCCAAAAATCCCACGCTTCCTGCGCGGTCAGCGGGTACGGGACGCGCCTTTGTTCTCTCCACATCTGCACGATTTCCTTCATGCGCGACATCATGATTCCTCCTTTCTCATCCTATGATGGAACCACCGAACGGAATACAGCGAGTGTCTCTCGGGCGCATTTGTCCCAGGAAAATCTCTTCGCCTGTACGTTGCCTTTGGCGATCAGATCCGCTCTGATTTCCGGCTGGAGAATGGCCGCCAGCTTGACTGCGATGTCTTCCGGCATGTTTGGATCAAACAGGAGAGATGCGTCGCCGGCCACTTCCGGAATGCTCCCGCAATTGGAGCTGGTGATCGGGATTTGAGAGCGCATCGCCTCTACGAGCGGAATCCCGAAGCCTTCGAACAGGGACGGGAAACACAGGAATCCCGCGTTGCGGTACAAGTAGGGCATCTCGCCCTGGGGGACGTAGTTCAGCCATTTGATCTGATCCCACAGATGCTGCTGGGAAATGTAGCCCACGACATTCTCGTTTGCTTCCTGGGCGAAGCCTGTGAAGACCATCGGGATGCGGAGGCCGTATTTCTCCCGCAAGATGACAAGGGCTTTCAGAAGGTTCAGGTGGTTTTTATGGTGCCAGGTATTGGCCGGAAAAAAGCCGTAGCCTGGGCTTAGTTGATATTTCTGGATGACGTGCTGGTTGAGCGCTTCATCGAAAGGCAAGGAAAATTCTTTGGAAGCATCCAGGTGAATGGCGTGCACTTTATGATCGGGCAGGCCGTATTTCTGGAGAATCGTCTGCTTGGAAAATTGCGAGAGCGTGAGTACGGCGTTTGTACGAAGGGCGGACGAGCGATAATTGTCCAGCCGCCATCTCAGGGAGTGCTGATCAAAAAACTGCGGATAGTATTCGTGCTGAATGTCCGGGATATTGATCACGCTGGGAATGGGAACGTCGGGCGGATTCAGGACCAGCAAGGGACAAAACCAGAGCTGCAGCTTCAAGGCGCGAATGTAGTGGTGAAAGATGTGATAGGGATTGGTGTTCTCCGGAATCATGATCTTGTGCACGTTGCCTGCCGCTTCGAACGTGTGGAAATTATGGTTGGTCAAAAACAGAAACCACGAATGGCCGTCCCCCGCCTTCATGGAGTAAGCGAGCAGATTGCGCACGTACTGCTCCATGCCGCCGATTTTTCCGGGAATGACCGATATCAGGTTGATGCCGATTCTCATCAGCAAATCCCCCCTTTCCTAGCTCTGATGATTGCGGTACCAGTCGATCGTCTTTCTCAGACCGTCGACCAGCGAGGTTCTGGCTTCAAAGCCAAAGCTGTCTTTTGCTTTGCTGACGTCCAGGAGGCGTCTCGGCTGCCCGTCCGGCCTGTGCGAATCCCAGACGATCTTTCCACAGAAGCCGGTCAACTCCTTGATCGTCTCTGCCAGCTGCCGGATGGTCGTCTCCTGTCCGGAGCCGATATTGACGGGATCCGACCTGTCAAACAGGCGTGTCGCGGAAACGATCGCTTCCGCCGCGTCTTTTACGTAAATAAACTCTCGGGTCACCTCTCCCGTCCCCCAGAGAACGATGCTGTCTGCGCCACTTTGCGTCGCTTCCACACATTTACGGATGATTGCCGGGATGACGTGGGACGTTTCCAAGTCGAAGTTGTCGCCGGGGCCGTACAGATTGACAGGGAGCAAAAAGATCGAATTGAAGCCGTATTGTTCGCGGTACGCCTGCGACTGGACCAGCATCATTTTTTTCGCCAATCCGTAAGGGGCGTTTGTCTCTTCCGGATAGCCCTCCCACAAGTCCTCTTCGCGGAACGGTGCGGGCGTGTATTTGGGATACGAACAGATGGTGCCGATGGCCACGAATTTTTCGACGCCGAACAGGCGGGACTGTTCCATGAGCTGAGCGCCCATGATCAGATTGTCGTAAAAGTACTTGCCGGGATTTTTTTGATTGGCCCCGATTCCGCCCACGACTGCCGCCAAATGGATGATGACGTCGGGTCGGAAGGTTCGCAGCATGGTTTGAATGTCGTGCTCCTTGCGAAGGTCGTAGTCCCGACTTCGGGGGACGAAGACGTGCTCACAGGACATCAGGTGCAGCTGCTCTACGACGTGTCTTCCCAAAAATCCGGCGCCGCCGGTGACGACGATGCGCTTCTGTGCCAGGTTCAGCATGGATCCACCTTCCTTTCGTTTCCGGCTGTCAATAACGGGGAGCGGGAATGCGGTTGTTCACCCAGTTTTGGATGTGGGTTGGGCCTTTGGTAAACTCCTGGTAAAATTTGTATTCCTCCGCAGAAAGCGGGAGGACGTGCGTGGCGTGGTAACTGACCGAGCGGGGGCTGCCGTCTGGTTGCGTACTGATCGTCTGGCGATTGCAGATCAGGCTTATTTCGCACTCTGGCCCGCGGGAGCTGATCGGAATGACGACGTCAAAATGAGGCGTAGTCACCTTGAAATGGTGAGCAACAGATCCGTTGACCAGGACGTGAAAATGCAGGATGGGGTCGTTGAGCGCGTTCGTCCCCTTTAACACCAATGCTTGCATCGGGTTCGCAGGCGGCACTTCAAGCGAAAGACGCAAGTGCTGGGGCGCCCACAGGTCCGAAAAACGGTTGGATGCGACAATTCGAGGCCCCTTGCCGAAGGCGTCGTACTGTTTGATTTTTTGCAGAAACCAATGCGCCCCTTTGTTGTAATGCTTGGTCGTGTAGTGTTGAAGCCACTCGTTGGAGACGGTCCCGAAGTGCTTGACGCTCGTTCGCAAAATTTCCGAAAAGCCGGGCTCCAGCTCGTTGACAAACGTCTTGCAGGCGGCGTACAGGCGCGAATGGGCCAAATAGTCATCGATCGTACCGATAGGGTAGTGCAAGGAAATCCGGTTCCACAAATCGTAGTCCATGCACCAGTCGTGGTTCTCATCCACGCCCCCAACCGCTTCGAATGCATGCTTTCGCAGGAACGCGGCGGGCTGGCAGATGATATTGAGATGAAACAGCTTTTTTCGGTCGAACTCCATCCAGACGTAGGGATACTTCACTTTGTTGTTTTCGTCGATATGGAGCCCTTTTCCGTACACGACTCCCCAATCGGGATGGGCGAGCAGGGCGGATACGGCCTTTCTGATTGCTCCAGGAAAATACGTGTCATCCGAATTCAGCCAGCCGATGATTTCCCCTCGGGCCATCCTCAGCCCTTTGTTGATCGCGTGCGATTGACCGCGGTCCGGCTCGGAAACGTAACGGAACCGCTCCCCCAGATGACTGTACTTCTGCAAGATCGCCAGTGTGCCATCCGTGGATCCGCCGTCCACGACGATGTGTTCGATGTTCGGGTAGTCCTGAGAAAGAATGCTGTCGATGGTTTGCTGGATGAAGGCGCCCTGGTTAAAGGAAGGCGTGATCACGCTGACGAGTGGCAGCGAGTCAGTCATGGCTGGTCACCTCCTGCTTGTTGTTGTTCGCCAATGATCCGGCGCCAGTAATTCAGCAAGTCTTCCATCGACTGCTGAAACGAAATTTCCGGTGCCCAGCCGGTCTTGCTCCTGAAAAGAGCCGATTCGCCAAGCACGATCTCGACATCGGAAGGGCGAAGCCGCCGGGTGTCGACGTGAATCTCCACATGGATCGCCGTATGGGCGAGCAGTGTTTTCAGCATCTGCTCAATGGTAATGCTCGTGCCGGAGGAGATGTTGTACACGTCGCCCGGGTCTCCCCGCTCCAGCGAGAGCCAATACGCCCGGACGATATCGCGCACGTCCGTAAAATCTCGGACGGCTTGAAGATTGCCGACATGTACGCGGGGGGGCTGCATGCCTCGTTCGATCTGGGCGATCTGTTTGGCGAAGTTGGAAGTCACGTAGCATTCCTCCCGGCGCGGTCCCGTATGATGGAAAGCTCGTGTGCGAATGATTTTCAGGCCGTAGCTCTGATAGTATTGATAGCCGAGAAAGTCTTGGGCCACTTTGCTGACGGCGTACGGATTGAGCGGCCGCAGAGGATTGTCTTCCCTGATTGGCGTTTCGTTTGGGTGGACCAGGCCGTACTCCTCGCTGGAGCAAGCAATTTGTATTTTGCAATCGATCTCGTGTTTCCGGACAGCCTCCAAAATATTCAGCTGCCCCACCATGTTGTTCACGAGCGTATCAGCGGGAGAGTGCAAGGAAGTAGGGACAAAGCTCTGGGCGGCGAGGTGGAAGATCAGATCGGGCCGTATTTCTTTGATGAGACGGTCGACGGACTCCGCATCTGTCAGATCGCACTTCTCAAGCCGTACATCGGCAAAGAGCTGGCGGTGCGAATCCAGACGGGTCTGGGACCGAAATGTCCCGAACACCTCTACATCTCCCCGGGATAGGAGATACTCGGCCAGGTGACTTCCGGCAAATCCGCTGACTCCGGTAATCAGTGCCTTCATGTGGCGAAAACCTCCTAAGAGCACAGGATCGTCTTCGGATGGCAAACAGCTTAACATATTATCGATATGAGCCAGTACGAGAAGTCGTCACGGCAGCTGTCTCGGTATACGTGGCGGCCGGGGCAGCCGTCTACTCCGGGACGGGGAGCCATTGGCACGAGCCATAATCGAAGGAGTGGGGCGAAGCATGACGAGGCAAATTCGGCGACAGAAAGAAAGGGATGTAGGCTTTTGCGCTTCCTTGAAAATGCAGGGAGTTTGCTTTGAGATACCGATCGGTGCCCAAGACCTTGCAGGCGAGTGTGCCGTTTACCAGATACATCCTCTTTTTGCCCTCCAGCATCTCGATGGCGGGGCAGGAGGGGGCGAGCGGGCAGCTCAGGTTGTGATCGAAGAAAGAGTCGCCGAACAGCCCGAACGTACTGTTCTTTCGCAAGAAGTAGTTGTGGTAATGGATGCATGTCACCATGTCGGAAAGAGGAACATTGCCGATTTCTTTCGAGTAGTCCAGCAGTTTTTGCAGCAAACGCGGATCCGTGAAGTGGGCGATCATATAATGACAGAATCGGTCGAGAGTGGCGACATCGCAAAACGTTGTCCAAGAAAACTCCAGAAGCAGGTCCTGGTATTCGGGAGGGTTGACGTCGGCGTAGAGCAGCACGTCCGAGTCCAGGTAGTAGCATTGGGAGATATGATTTCGTCTGAGGAAATCCCGCAAGATAAACCATCGCTGAAAGCAGAACAGATTGTAGGTGTAGTCGTTGGAGGAGAGGTGGCGATAGAAATTCGCAAACAGCTGGGCGCTCTGGCCGTAGTCCTGGATGAGATGATGCTCGGCCTGCGGCGGGCAATGCTTGGCATTCTCCTTTGTTCCGATCAGGATGACCCGGGAAGCCGGATTGCTGATTCTGGCCTGCTGCAGGCAGGCGCCCAAGTGCTCTTCATCCGCACGGTGAATAAATAGGATCGGAATGCTCATCAGATCAGCTCCTCTATGGATAAACAAAAGACGGGCAAAATTTGCTTTTATCATATGTGCCTGAAAAGAAGGAAGCAACGGCGTCAGCCTTTCGGGCTGGACGATTCC
Proteins encoded:
- a CDS encoding glycosyltransferase family 2 protein yields the protein MTDSLPLVSVITPSFNQGAFIQQTIDSILSQDYPNIEHIVVDGGSTDGTLAILQKYSHLGERFRYVSEPDRGQSHAINKGLRMARGEIIGWLNSDDTYFPGAIRKAVSALLAHPDWGVVYGKGLHIDENNKVKYPYVWMEFDRKKLFHLNIICQPAAFLRKHAFEAVGGVDENHDWCMDYDLWNRISLHYPIGTIDDYLAHSRLYAACKTFVNELEPGFSEILRTSVKHFGTVSNEWLQHYTTKHYNKGAHWFLQKIKQYDAFGKGPRIVASNRFSDLWAPQHLRLSLEVPPANPMQALVLKGTNALNDPILHFHVLVNGSVAHHFKVTTPHFDVVIPISSRGPECEISLICNRQTISTQPDGSPRSVSYHATHVLPLSAEEYKFYQEFTKGPTHIQNWVNNRIPAPRY
- a CDS encoding GDP-mannose 4,6-dehydratase, which encodes MKALITGVSGFAGSHLAEYLLSRGDVEVFGTFRSQTRLDSHRQLFADVRLEKCDLTDAESVDRLIKEIRPDLIFHLAAQSFVPTSLHSPADTLVNNMVGQLNILEAVRKHEIDCKIQIACSSEEYGLVHPNETPIREDNPLRPLNPYAVSKVAQDFLGYQYYQSYGLKIIRTRAFHHTGPRREECYVTSNFAKQIAQIERGMQPPRVHVGNLQAVRDFTDVRDIVRAYWLSLERGDPGDVYNISSGTSITIEQMLKTLLAHTAIHVEIHVDTRRLRPSDVEIVLGESALFRSKTGWAPEISFQQSMEDLLNYWRRIIGEQQQAGGDQP